Proteins from a single region of Calorimonas adulescens:
- a CDS encoding NAD(P)/FAD-dependent oxidoreductase, which yields MEKKKEFYDVVVIGGGPAGMTSAIYCGRARLKTLLIEKSLMGGLATYTSEIENYPGFPESISGNDLMKLFDKQVKKFGVDIKLTDVRELRLEDRYKVVSTFRTDYYAKAVVIATGGKPRLTGARNEEKYLYDKGISFCATCDAAYYTDKDVMVIGSGDAAIEEGMFLTKFARQVNVSVIHDEGIMDANKVAQEKALKNGKMKFYWNTVVDSFEGEERLDKVVLKNLKTGELIPVKVDGCFLFIGYVPNTEIFKGIIDMTDKGYIKTNELMETNVEGIYAVGDVRDKFLRQVATSVGDGATAGVMVEKYIEETDYFEKEVFGQNIPVMAYVYNAVESSDREYLINLERLEKKFEGRIKLCRLDIYKSNMPLKRLKCEKSPCVVLIKNGDIIKYEYDIDHVKDDLEALISNEISIS from the coding sequence ATGGAGAAAAAGAAGGAATTTTATGATGTGGTGGTTATCGGAGGCGGCCCGGCTGGCATGACGTCTGCCATATACTGCGGCAGGGCAAGACTGAAAACCCTGCTTATTGAAAAATCACTTATGGGAGGCCTGGCCACCTATACCAGTGAAATAGAAAACTATCCAGGGTTTCCTGAATCCATAAGTGGGAATGACCTTATGAAACTCTTTGACAAGCAGGTTAAAAAATTTGGTGTAGACATAAAATTGACCGATGTGAGAGAATTGAGGTTGGAGGATAGATATAAGGTTGTATCAACATTCAGGACCGATTATTACGCTAAAGCAGTTGTGATCGCTACTGGCGGGAAACCAAGGCTTACGGGGGCCAGAAACGAGGAAAAGTATCTTTATGACAAGGGAATTTCATTCTGTGCCACATGTGATGCAGCATACTATACAGATAAGGATGTCATGGTCATAGGCAGTGGGGACGCAGCCATAGAGGAGGGTATGTTCCTTACAAAGTTTGCCAGACAGGTAAATGTATCGGTTATACATGATGAAGGGATAATGGACGCAAATAAGGTGGCCCAGGAGAAGGCATTGAAAAATGGAAAGATGAAATTTTACTGGAATACGGTGGTAGACTCTTTTGAAGGAGAAGAACGACTTGATAAGGTTGTACTCAAAAATCTAAAGACAGGAGAACTGATACCTGTAAAGGTCGATGGGTGTTTTCTTTTTATAGGCTATGTTCCCAATACGGAAATCTTCAAGGGAATAATCGATATGACTGACAAAGGCTATATAAAGACAAATGAACTCATGGAGACAAATGTAGAAGGGATTTATGCCGTGGGGGATGTAAGGGATAAATTTTTAAGGCAGGTGGCGACATCTGTAGGTGATGGTGCAACAGCGGGTGTTATGGTGGAAAAATATATTGAAGAGACCGATTACTTTGAAAAAGAGGTATTTGGCCAGAATATACCGGTGATGGCATATGTATATAATGCAGTGGAAAGTAGTGACAGAGAATATCTCATTAATCTTGAAAGGCTGGAAAAAAAGTTTGAGGGTAGGATAAAACTCTGCCGATTAGATATTTATAAGTCCAACATGCCATTAAAAAGGCTTAAGTGCGAAAAGAGTCCATGTGTGGTGCTTATAAAAAATGGCGATATTATAAAATATGAATATGACATTGACCACGTAAAAGATGATTTAGAGGCACTCATATCAAATGAAATAAGCATCAGTTAG